A section of the Arcobacter roscoffensis genome encodes:
- a CDS encoding HD-GYP domain-containing protein has product MDKKTQIVFNLNNFLLSISNAIDYTSKEYFNISLGHSKRVAYISLKIANELNFSNEQKFDLCAYCLSANIGLYERKKLSKESCELSQEYANRLPFLTQNNDILKYSHERIDGSGFYGLKNEKIPLFSQIISFVSSLDINFDLSNNSIENINNIKEFCEKNSNILFKEEFSNHFLSYSKSSSFWLDLQNENEILFYIFSNLLDYSKVLSYDELLEITSIFEKIESKDTKLLIILEKVIDYYAFEYKDKMSLLITASLSKIGKFIIPSNILNKKDKLDEEEYELVKAYPYYNRKFLCNIIGFNDISIWASKVQERIDGSGYPYLYEAKDLSLKDRILQCAIIYDALISKKVYRNEYSHEKAIEIMYEMAKNNKIDESIVKDFENTLE; this is encoded by the coding sequence ATGGATAAAAAAACACAAATAGTTTTTAATTTAAATAACTTTTTATTATCAATTTCAAATGCTATTGATTATACATCAAAAGAGTATTTTAATATATCTTTAGGGCACTCAAAAAGAGTTGCTTATATTAGTTTGAAAATTGCAAATGAGCTGAATTTTTCAAATGAACAAAAGTTTGATTTATGTGCATATTGTTTAAGTGCAAATATTGGTTTATATGAAAGAAAAAAACTTTCAAAAGAGTCTTGTGAACTATCACAAGAGTATGCAAATAGACTTCCTTTTTTAACACAAAATAATGATATATTAAAGTATTCCCATGAAAGAATAGACGGAAGTGGTTTTTATGGATTAAAGAATGAGAAAATACCACTTTTTTCACAAATTATATCTTTTGTAAGTAGTTTAGACATTAATTTTGATTTATCAAATAATAGTATAGAAAACATCAATAATATCAAAGAATTTTGTGAAAAAAATTCAAATATTTTATTTAAAGAAGAATTTTCAAATCACTTCTTATCTTACAGTAAAAGCTCAAGCTTTTGGTTAGATTTACAAAATGAGAATGAGATACTGTTTTATATATTCTCAAACCTTTTAGATTATTCAAAAGTTTTATCTTATGATGAACTTTTAGAAATCACATCAATTTTTGAAAAAATAGAATCAAAAGATACAAAACTTTTAATTATTTTAGAAAAAGTTATTGATTATTATGCCTTTGAATACAAAGATAAAATGAGTCTTTTAATAACAGCTTCATTAAGTAAAATTGGTAAATTTATAATTCCATCAAATATATTAAATAAAAAAGATAAATTAGATGAAGAAGAGTATGAATTAGTAAAAGCATATCCTTACTACAATAGAAAGTTTTTATGCAATATTATAGGCTTTAATGATATTAGCATTTGGGCAAGCAAAGTTCAAGAAAGAATCGATGGTTCTGGTTATCCTTACTTATATGAAGCTAAAGATTTAAGCTTAAAAGATAGAATACTTCAATGTGCAATTATTTATGATGCCTTAATAAGTAAAAAAGTATATAGGAATGAGTACTCGCATGAAAAAGCTATTGAAATAATGTACGAGATGGCAAAAAATAATAAAATAGATGAATCTATTGTAAAAGACTTTGAAAATACACTAGAATAA
- a CDS encoding alpha/beta hydrolase: MNYIKFFKVGFLITLFTSVLYANESNCTSKGEDYIYVQNECLQLSSVETEDSDSLNIIVHGTWDRGTNTLGRYAPFAESLNMITDYTTVAVALPGYSNSTTNNFPSLDNDKIKNLAAKEDYVRFVAEVVKALKQKYKAQTVNFIGHSAGAMLGTTITGLYPDLIDNIALAGGRYDIHEVSKEKNLISAIDVIDKISKDTNILLIYGTEDKISKPEVTRNFYKLAKDKGLSVKLIEVKGAPHLDLDMHDTSVEAISELLDY, encoded by the coding sequence ATGAATTATATTAAGTTTTTTAAAGTTGGTTTTTTAATTACACTTTTCACATCAGTGTTATATGCAAATGAAAGTAATTGTACTTCAAAAGGTGAAGATTATATTTATGTTCAAAATGAGTGTTTACAGTTATCATCTGTAGAGACAGAAGATAGTGATTCTTTAAATATAATAGTACATGGTACTTGGGATAGAGGAACAAATACTCTTGGAAGATATGCACCTTTTGCTGAGAGTTTAAATATGATTACAGATTATACTACTGTAGCAGTAGCTCTTCCTGGGTATTCAAACTCAACAACAAATAATTTTCCTAGTTTAGATAATGATAAAATAAAAAATTTAGCAGCAAAAGAAGATTATGTTAGATTTGTAGCGGAAGTTGTAAAAGCTTTAAAGCAAAAGTATAAGGCCCAAACAGTTAACTTCATAGGTCATTCAGCAGGGGCTATGTTAGGTACAACTATTACTGGTTTATATCCTGATTTGATTGATAATATTGCTTTAGCTGGTGGAAGATATGATATTCATGAGGTATCAAAAGAAAAAAATCTTATTTCAGCTATCGATGTAATTGATAAGATATCAAAAGATACAAATATTTTACTTATTTATGGAACTGAAGATAAAATATCAAAACCAGAAGTTACAAGAAACTTTTACAAATTAGCAAAAGATAAAGGTTTATCAGTTAAACTAATTGAAGTTAAGGGTGCACCACATCTTGATTTAGATATGCATGATACTTCAGTTGAAGCTATATCTGAACTTCTTGATTATTAA
- a CDS encoding Nif3-like dinuclear metal center hexameric protein, whose amino-acid sequence MKVKDIYNYLNELSPFELQEKWDNSGLLVGSMEDEIKEVHISIDLDEALVDQIEENSLIITHHPLIFSGLKRVNYDSYTTKILKQLIKKDIALISMHTNIDKTHLNKYVINEVLGFDILNSEEFISYSNVNMKFEDLVKYVSAKLNLKTTKAVKCSDEIKKVAIVTGAGMSLLGEVQADCFLTGDIKYHDAMEAKARGISLIDIRHYESERFFSELLESLLSEYLKKNELKAIITASKNPFEFFKQGETVE is encoded by the coding sequence TTGAAAGTAAAAGATATTTATAACTATTTAAATGAACTATCTCCTTTTGAGCTTCAAGAAAAATGGGATAATTCAGGTTTATTAGTTGGTTCAATGGAAGATGAAATTAAAGAAGTACATATTAGTATTGATTTAGATGAAGCTTTAGTTGATCAAATAGAAGAAAATAGTTTAATAATCACACATCATCCATTGATTTTTTCAGGACTTAAAAGAGTTAATTATGACTCGTATACAACTAAGATTTTAAAGCAATTGATTAAAAAAGATATTGCTTTGATTTCAATGCATACAAATATTGATAAAACACATTTAAACAAATATGTAATAAATGAAGTTTTAGGTTTTGATATTTTAAATAGTGAAGAGTTTATTTCATATTCAAATGTAAATATGAAATTTGAAGATTTAGTAAAGTATGTATCTGCAAAACTAAATCTAAAAACAACAAAAGCAGTTAAATGTAGTGATGAAATTAAAAAAGTTGCTATTGTTACAGGGGCAGGAATGTCTTTATTGGGAGAAGTTCAAGCTGATTGTTTCTTAACAGGTGATATAAAATATCATGATGCAATGGAAGCAAAAGCAAGAGGAATTTCTTTAATTGATATAAGGCATTATGAGAGTGAAAGATTTTTTAGTGAGCTTTTAGAGTCGCTACTTTCAGAATATTTGAAAAAAAATGAATTAAAAGCTATAATAACAGCTTCAAAAAATCCATTTGAGTTTTTTAAACAAGGAGAAACGGTTGAATAA
- a CDS encoding methyl-accepting chemotaxis protein has translation MFSNLTIKAKLLMLALFTILVVSSVVAIESIYSISKFSKQNMEEYKQEAFSKKEEELKNYVSLAMKTVNAYHKRTSIDRIKLEVQDHLKEQTNFIFSILNAEYKRHKNTLSNEELKLRLKTIVEESRYGKNGYFWINDTDALIVMHPIKPQLNGKNLYSYKDKGGKQIFKEFASVAKTNGDGFVDYVWPKPGFEKPQPKVSYVKLFKPFNWVVGTGAYVDDVSSKIKQEALNTINKMRYGKNGYFWINDSSSKMIMHPIKPALNGKDLTNLKDKNGKFFFQEFVKISKKNKEGGLVPYLWPKPGFDKPQEKFSYVQLFEPWGWVIGTGAYVDDIEADIIRMQEKTDSEISEIIRNIVIFSLIAIVIMYLIYSYFVRRAIVNPINNLNEAILKMSDVNSKNEEIKLDSKDEFGKLVGSFNKYIRKLIDQSKEDSKVIEEVDDVITKVNNGFYVYKIEQNSSNPQIMKLRDSINTMIDRTNDNLVKLNNVLIEYGNSNFKALSNSESSSTNGIIASIDSSTALIGRSVSEFLSMITASGKKLNNDTKVLSTSASSLSTSANQQAASLEETAAAVEQITSIIKSNVEKVNQMSILATQLKDSSSQGESLASQTTKSMDEIDEQVNSINEAITIIDQIAFQTNILSLNAAVEAATAGEAGKGFAVVAQEVRNLANRSADAAKEIKQIVEKATAKANEGKDIANNMISGYGNLNEKVNETIKLIQEVTQSSSEEEQGIVQINDTINDLDKATQENANSATTISNLAVEVSSLSDNLLKVAKRAQFNEYSNEEISDIDLVYKISELKNDHIKFKNENFEKVGNTKSSWKVKTSSECKFGKWINDVESKAKSFTKTTNWSNLKEEHEKVHSFVQEYVDVNASDSTNNDRLKDIATNLEISMKKVFSCLDQIKKENDVKIEKPTNKQVKNETKKHTSSNLSKSSTTDEWESF, from the coding sequence ATGTTTTCAAATTTAACAATAAAAGCAAAGCTTTTAATGCTTGCATTATTTACTATTTTAGTTGTTTCAAGTGTTGTTGCTATTGAATCTATTTATTCAATAAGTAAATTTTCTAAACAGAATATGGAAGAGTATAAGCAAGAAGCATTTTCTAAAAAAGAAGAAGAGCTTAAAAACTATGTTTCATTAGCAATGAAAACAGTAAACGCTTATCATAAAAGGACTTCAATTGATAGAATTAAACTAGAGGTTCAAGACCACTTAAAAGAGCAAACAAATTTTATTTTCTCAATTTTAAATGCAGAATACAAAAGACATAAAAATACACTTTCAAATGAAGAGTTAAAACTTAGATTAAAAACAATAGTTGAAGAATCAAGATATGGTAAAAATGGATATTTTTGGATAAATGACACTGATGCTCTTATTGTGATGCATCCTATAAAACCCCAATTAAATGGTAAGAACCTATACTCTTATAAAGATAAAGGTGGAAAACAAATATTTAAAGAGTTTGCTAGTGTTGCTAAAACAAATGGAGATGGTTTTGTAGATTATGTATGGCCAAAACCAGGTTTTGAAAAACCACAGCCAAAAGTTTCTTATGTAAAGCTTTTTAAACCTTTTAATTGGGTAGTAGGAACTGGGGCTTATGTTGATGATGTTTCTTCAAAAATAAAACAAGAAGCTTTAAACACTATAAATAAAATGAGATATGGTAAAAATGGATATTTTTGGATAAATGATAGCTCTTCAAAAATGATAATGCACCCAATAAAACCAGCTTTAAATGGAAAAGATTTAACAAACTTAAAAGATAAAAATGGAAAATTCTTTTTCCAAGAGTTTGTAAAAATTTCTAAGAAAAATAAAGAGGGTGGTTTAGTTCCTTATCTTTGGCCAAAACCAGGCTTTGATAAACCTCAAGAGAAATTCTCATATGTTCAACTTTTTGAGCCTTGGGGATGGGTAATAGGAACTGGTGCTTATGTGGATGATATTGAAGCTGATATTATAAGAATGCAAGAGAAAACAGACTCAGAGATAAGTGAGATTATTAGAAATATTGTGATTTTCTCTTTAATTGCAATAGTTATTATGTACTTAATTTACTCATATTTTGTAAGAAGAGCAATTGTAAATCCAATCAATAATTTAAATGAAGCTATTTTAAAAATGAGTGATGTAAATAGTAAAAATGAAGAAATTAAACTTGACTCAAAAGATGAATTTGGAAAACTAGTAGGAAGCTTTAATAAATACATTAGAAAATTGATTGATCAATCAAAAGAAGATTCAAAGGTAATTGAAGAAGTTGATGATGTTATTACTAAAGTAAACAATGGTTTTTATGTTTATAAAATTGAACAAAACTCTTCAAATCCACAAATTATGAAATTAAGAGATTCTATTAATACTATGATTGATAGAACAAATGATAATTTAGTAAAGCTAAATAATGTTTTAATTGAGTATGGAAATTCAAACTTTAAAGCCCTATCAAATAGTGAATCAAGTAGTACAAATGGAATTATTGCTTCTATTGATTCAAGTACAGCGCTAATTGGAAGAAGTGTTTCTGAGTTTTTATCAATGATTACTGCAAGTGGTAAAAAGTTAAATAACGATACTAAGGTTTTATCAACAAGTGCATCAAGTCTTTCAACTTCTGCAAATCAACAAGCAGCATCTTTAGAAGAAACAGCAGCAGCTGTTGAGCAAATAACTTCTATTATTAAATCAAATGTAGAAAAAGTAAATCAAATGTCTATTTTAGCTACTCAACTTAAAGATTCATCTTCTCAAGGTGAGAGTTTAGCATCACAGACTACTAAATCAATGGATGAAATTGATGAGCAAGTAAATTCTATAAATGAAGCAATTACTATAATTGATCAAATAGCCTTCCAAACAAATATTCTTTCACTAAATGCAGCAGTAGAAGCAGCAACTGCAGGTGAAGCAGGTAAAGGATTTGCCGTAGTAGCTCAAGAAGTGAGAAATTTAGCAAATAGAAGTGCTGATGCTGCAAAAGAGATTAAGCAGATAGTTGAAAAAGCTACAGCAAAAGCCAATGAAGGTAAAGACATTGCTAATAATATGATTAGTGGATATGGTAATTTAAATGAAAAAGTTAATGAAACAATTAAGTTAATACAAGAAGTTACTCAATCAAGTAGTGAAGAAGAACAAGGGATTGTTCAAATAAATGATACTATAAATGATTTAGATAAAGCAACACAAGAAAATGCAAACTCAGCAACTACTATAAGTAACTTAGCTGTTGAAGTAAGCTCTTTGTCTGATAATTTATTAAAAGTTGCAAAAAGAGCTCAATTTAATGAGTATTCAAATGAAGAGATTTCAGATATTGACTTAGTATATAAAATTTCTGAATTAAAAAATGATCATATTAAATTCAAAAATGAAAATTTTGAAAAAGTAGGAAATACAAAGAGTTCATGGAAGGTAAAAACTTCAAGTGAGTGTAAGTTTGGTAAGTGGATAAATGATGTTGAATCAAAAGCTAAGAGCTTTACAAAAACAACAAATTGGAGTAATTTAAAAGAAGAACACGAAAAAGTTCATTCATTCGTTCAGGAATATGTAGATGTAAATGCAAGTGATTCTACAAATAATGATAGATTAAAAGACATAGCTACAAATTTAGAAATTTCTATGAAAAAAGTATTCTCTTGTTTAGATCAAATTAAAAAAGAAAATGATGTAAAAATAGAAAAGCCTACTAATAAACAAGTTAAAAATGAAACAAAAAAACATACATCCTCAAACCTATCTAAGTCTTCAACTACTGATGAATGGGAAAGCTTTTAA
- a CDS encoding peptidase U32 family protein — MSEKVELLSPAGNLEKLKIAINYGADAVYAGVSHFSLRIRAGKEFTFETFKEGIDYAHARGKKVYATINGFPFNNQIDLLTKHIEKMAEVKPDGFIVAAPGVVKLCREIAPDIDVHLSTQANVLNYLDAKVFWDLGVKRIVVAREISLKDVKQIKEHLPDMEIEIFVHGSMCFAYSGRCLVSAVQSGRVPNRGSCANDCRFEYTLYAESTNQNTLFRLEEEPGVGTYIFNSKDMNLASHIQEILDSGAVDSLKIEGRTKSPYYAAVTANAYREAIDDYYAGEFKAEKYQRELHTTKNRGFTDAYLVHRPFEKTTTQNHEYALSTGSYEVSGLVTEDENHFMCKYKIYPGNDVEIFAPRGAVIEECENEIGKIYKNENGIYYVNFNKILTETNKELDSVHSGNTNKIQLPGKLPYLTMLRVENTEEV; from the coding sequence ATGAGCGAAAAAGTAGAGCTACTTTCCCCCGCAGGGAATTTAGAAAAATTAAAAATTGCTATTAACTATGGTGCTGATGCTGTTTATGCAGGTGTTAGTCATTTTAGTTTAAGAATTAGAGCTGGAAAAGAGTTTACATTTGAAACATTTAAAGAGGGAATTGATTATGCACATGCAAGAGGCAAAAAAGTATATGCAACAATCAATGGTTTTCCTTTTAATAATCAAATAGATTTACTTACAAAACATATTGAAAAAATGGCAGAAGTAAAACCAGATGGTTTTATCGTAGCAGCACCAGGAGTTGTTAAACTTTGTAGAGAAATTGCTCCTGATATTGATGTTCACTTATCAACACAAGCAAATGTACTTAACTATTTAGATGCAAAAGTATTCTGGGACTTAGGTGTAAAAAGAATTGTTGTAGCAAGAGAAATTTCTCTTAAAGATGTTAAACAAATCAAAGAGCATTTACCTGATATGGAGATTGAGATTTTTGTACATGGTTCTATGTGTTTTGCATATTCTGGAAGATGTTTAGTATCAGCAGTTCAAAGTGGTAGGGTTCCAAATAGAGGTTCATGTGCAAATGACTGTAGATTTGAATATACATTATATGCAGAAAGTACAAACCAAAATACATTATTTAGATTAGAAGAAGAACCAGGTGTTGGAACTTATATCTTTAATTCAAAAGATATGAACTTAGCTTCACATATTCAAGAAATATTAGATTCAGGTGCAGTTGACTCACTTAAGATTGAGGGTAGAACAAAATCACCTTATTATGCCGCAGTTACAGCTAATGCATATAGAGAAGCTATTGATGATTATTATGCAGGTGAATTTAAAGCAGAAAAGTATCAAAGAGAACTACACACTACTAAAAACAGAGGCTTTACTGATGCTTATTTAGTTCATAGACCATTTGAAAAAACAACTACACAAAATCACGAGTATGCTCTATCAACAGGTTCTTATGAAGTAAGTGGACTAGTAACTGAAGATGAAAATCACTTTATGTGTAAATACAAAATTTACCCGGGTAATGATGTAGAGATTTTTGCACCAAGAGGTGCAGTTATTGAAGAGTGTGAAAATGAAATAGGTAAAATTTATAAAAATGAAAATGGTATTTACTATGTGAATTTTAATAAAATTTTAACTGAAACAAATAAAGAATTAGACTCTGTTCATAGTGGAAATACTAATAAGATTCAACTACCAGGAAAACTACCTTACTTAACAATGTTAAGAGTAGAAAACACTGAAGAGGTATAG
- the glyQ gene encoding glycine--tRNA ligase subunit alpha, with the protein MVTFSQILLKLQEFWANQGCNIVQPYDIPAGAGTFHPATILRSLDSTPWSTAYVAPSRRPTDGRYGENPNRLGAYYQFQTLIKPSPDNIQDLYLQSLEYLGLDLSKHDIRFVEDNWESPTLGAWGLGWEVWLDGMEVTQFTYFQQVGGLPCDPVAVEITYGTERLAMYLQGVDSVFDIVWNENAHGITTYADVHKEDEYEFSKYNFEVANTDMLFRHFDDAFNECKSCLEAGLPLPAYDQCMIASHAFNTLDARKAISVTERQNYILKVRELAQGCAVLYKEQEVQRLEKVGSESAKKALADLKETKPELFA; encoded by the coding sequence ATGGTTACATTTTCACAAATTCTATTAAAATTACAAGAGTTCTGGGCTAATCAAGGTTGTAATATTGTTCAACCTTATGATATTCCAGCAGGTGCTGGTACATTTCATCCAGCAACAATTTTAAGAAGTTTAGACTCAACTCCTTGGTCAACTGCATATGTTGCACCAAGTAGAAGACCAACTGATGGAAGATATGGTGAAAATCCAAACAGACTTGGAGCTTATTATCAGTTTCAAACTTTAATTAAACCAAGTCCAGACAATATTCAAGATTTATATTTACAATCTTTAGAGTACTTAGGTTTAGATCTATCTAAACATGATATTAGATTTGTTGAAGATAACTGGGAATCACCAACTCTTGGAGCTTGGGGTCTTGGATGGGAAGTATGGCTTGATGGTATGGAAGTTACTCAATTTACTTACTTCCAACAAGTAGGAGGTCTTCCTTGTGATCCAGTTGCTGTTGAAATTACATATGGAACTGAAAGACTTGCTATGTATTTACAAGGTGTTGATTCAGTATTTGATATTGTATGGAATGAAAATGCTCATGGTATTACAACTTATGCTGATGTTCATAAAGAAGATGAATATGAATTTTCTAAATATAACTTTGAAGTAGCTAATACTGATATGTTATTTAGACACTTTGATGATGCATTTAATGAGTGTAAATCTTGTTTAGAAGCAGGGCTTCCTCTTCCAGCTTATGATCAATGTATGATAGCTTCGCATGCTTTTAATACTTTAGATGCAAGAAAAGCTATTTCTGTTACTGAAAGACAAAACTATATCTTAAAAGTTAGAGAATTAGCACAAGGTTGTGCTGTTTTATATAAAGAACAAGAAGTTCAAAGATTAGAAAAAGTGGGAAGTGAGTCGGCTAAAAAAGCTTTGGCTGATCTAAAAGAAACAAAACCAGAACTATTTGCATAA
- a CDS encoding thioredoxin family protein yields the protein MKFLLSFLLMITFLNADYNEGKEIFDNKCASCHKGYISFSKLKENYFQRNNELLNLEMPTVNMLAWAIMESSRKIGDPSDPEMRVIEIEEYLKEYLANPDINNSICDAHVLKYYKKKEPMSISDEEAVNLAYFFMEYKENRLKSTPQKIKVLDKKYNEKELLKEAQEQGKHFLVYATSQSCYFCKKMKREVLDLEEIQEKINDDYIFLEVDVDFVTLPFNLKKKFKGMTPTFFVLTQDGVLLNTYPGAWVKKDFIEILKENL from the coding sequence ATGAAATTTTTATTATCATTTTTATTGATGATTACATTTTTAAATGCAGACTATAATGAAGGCAAAGAAATATTTGATAACAAATGTGCAAGTTGTCATAAGGGTTATATATCTTTTTCTAAATTAAAAGAAAACTATTTCCAAAGAAATAATGAACTTTTAAATCTTGAAATGCCTACAGTTAATATGCTAGCATGGGCTATCATGGAAAGTTCTAGAAAAATCGGTGATCCAAGTGACCCTGAGATGAGAGTTATAGAAATTGAAGAGTATTTAAAAGAGTATTTAGCTAATCCTGATATAAATAATAGTATTTGTGATGCTCATGTATTAAAATATTATAAGAAAAAAGAGCCTATGAGTATTAGTGATGAAGAGGCTGTAAATTTAGCATATTTTTTTATGGAATATAAAGAAAATAGATTAAAAAGTACTCCTCAAAAAATAAAAGTCTTAGATAAAAAATATAATGAAAAAGAGTTATTAAAAGAAGCCCAAGAACAAGGTAAACATTTCTTAGTATATGCAACTTCTCAAAGTTGTTATTTTTGTAAAAAAATGAAAAGAGAAGTTTTAGACTTAGAAGAAATTCAAGAAAAAATCAATGATGATTATATTTTCTTAGAAGTTGATGTAGATTTTGTAACTCTTCCTTTTAATTTAAAGAAAAAGTTTAAAGGAATGACGCCTACATTTTTTGTTTTAACACAAGATGGAGTACTTTTAAATACATATCCAGGAGCATGGGTTAAAAAAGATTTTATTGAAATTTTAAAGGAAAATCTATAA
- a CDS encoding MOSC domain-containing protein, with product MTIGKVINTFSAKKGQSGSPRPKVGNLNLIKDYGIEFDKFANKDLNSTVMIVGLPSYEIASKNSIVLQEGSLGENILFDFNPHDYDIGTQFKIGDSIIEVTQKCTICNHLVVFDNKLPVVVKDCRGLYCKIIKSGIIQKDMPVQKV from the coding sequence ATGACTATAGGTAAAGTAATAAATACTTTTAGCGCAAAAAAAGGTCAAAGTGGTTCTCCTAGACCTAAGGTGGGTAATTTAAACCTTATAAAAGATTATGGAATTGAATTTGACAAATTTGCAAATAAAGATTTAAATAGTACTGTAATGATTGTAGGTTTACCTTCGTATGAAATAGCTTCAAAAAATAGCATAGTATTACAAGAAGGAAGTTTAGGGGAGAATATTTTATTTGATTTTAATCCCCATGATTATGATATAGGAACACAATTTAAAATAGGTGATAGTATTATCGAAGTTACACAAAAGTGTACAATTTGTAATCACCTAGTAGTTTTTGACAATAAACTTCCAGTAGTTGTAAAAGATTGTAGAGGTTTGTATTGTAAAATTATAAAAAGTGGTATTATTCAAAAAGATATGCCAGTTCAAAAAGTATAA
- a CDS encoding DsrE family protein, which translates to MKKVLLVIFLSIFAYAQSTFSEPKPSFDNPRKVAIQLYDSELKKVNHNLSTIYNILKEYPSESLKVVVIAYGNGVRALKKDYDKKTLSRINSLMEYDVEFIVCKNTMETMKWTQDDFIEDLEYVQAGIVELIERQVDGYVGIIAY; encoded by the coding sequence ATGAAAAAAGTTTTATTAGTTATATTTTTAAGTATATTTGCATATGCTCAATCAACTTTTAGTGAGCCAAAGCCTAGTTTTGATAATCCAAGAAAAGTTGCTATTCAGCTTTATGATTCAGAGTTAAAAAAAGTAAATCATAATCTGAGTACTATTTATAATATATTAAAAGAGTATCCAAGTGAATCTTTAAAGGTTGTAGTTATTGCTTATGGTAATGGTGTTAGAGCTTTAAAAAAAGATTATGATAAGAAAACACTATCAAGAATTAACTCTTTAATGGAGTACGATGTAGAGTTTATTGTATGTAAAAATACAATGGAAACTATGAAATGGACGCAAGATGATTTTATAGAAGATCTTGAATATGTTCAAGCAGGTATTGTTGAACTTATCGAAAGACAAGTAGATGGTTATGTTGGCATAATTGCTTATTAA